A stretch of DNA from Gymnodinialimonas sp. 57CJ19:
TCGGATACCCGGTGTCCGAGCGGGCCGAAAAGATGCACCGTGCGCCGGCAGTGCTGGACGAGAAGGGCGTCGATTTCGAATATGACGGAGAGATGACCGTAGACGTGGCGTTGAACCCGGCGGTGATGGCGCAGTATCCGTTCCAGCGCCTGAGCGGCCCTGCCAACGTGCTGGTGGTTCCCGCGCGGCACTCGGCGTCGATCAGTGTGAAGCTGATGCAGGAAATGGCGGGTGCCACGGTGATCGGGCCGATCCTGACGGGTCTCGATCGGCCGGTTCAGATCGCCTCCACGGTCAGCACAGCCAATGACATTCTGAACATGGCGGTCATGGCGGCCTGTGAGATCGGGCGGACCTGACGCCACATCTTCTCACAAAAATAGGACCACTGCGAAGAAAAGGCCCCCGGAGCAATCCGAGGGCCTTTGATGAGTGGTTAGAGAAGGCGCAATGCCTGGTCGATCATTCTTTGATCGTGTCCCAGAACTTCTTCACCTTGTCGAAGAAGCCCGTGGCGTTCGGGTTGTTGGTCTTTTTGCAGCTCTCTTCAAACTGTTTCAACAATTCCCGCTGATCTCCGGTCAGGTTCACCGGGGTCTCGACCATCAGCTCGATATACATCTCACCCACACCGGGGCCGCGCAGCGCGGGCATACCCTTGCCACGCAGGCGCATTTGGCGACCCGATTGCGAGCCTTCGGGCACGCGCACACGGGACCGGCCGCCATCGATGCTTGGCACTTCGATCTCTCCGCCCAATGCGGCCGAGGCCATGGAGACCGGGACGCGGCAGAACAGGTCCAGACCATCGCGCTGGAACAACGCGTGTTCCTGCACCTCGATGAAGATGTAAAGATCACCGGTCGGACCGCCGCGCAGACCTGCTTCGCCTTCGCCGGACAGACGAATGCGCGTGCCGGTTTCAACGCCCGCAGGAATGTTCACGCTAAGGGCGCGGTCTTTTTCCTGACGGCCCGCGCCACCACAGGTGCGGCAGGGGTTCTTGATGATCTGACCCAGACCGGAACAGGTTGGGCAGGTGCGTTCAACGGTGAAGAAGCCCTGTTGCGCGCGAACCTTACCCATCCCCGAACACGTGGGGCATCCGGTGGGTTCTGCGCCCGCCTCGGACCCGGTGCCATCACAGGACTCACACGGTACCGAAGACGGCACGGTGATCGTTTTGGTGAGACCGTGAAAGGCATCCTCCAAAGAGATCGAGAGGTTATAGCGCAGGTCAGAGCCACGCGTCGCCTGAGTGCGCGCGCCGCCCGGACGGCCCCGCTGGCCCCCCATAAAATCACCGAAGAGATCTTCAAACACGTCCGAGAAAGCAGAGGCGAAGTCGCCTTGCCCTTGGCCGCCGCCCCGCGGACCGCCCGCCATGCCACCATCAAAAGCAGAGTGGCCAAAGCGATCGTAGGCTGCCTTTTTGTCGGCATCCTTCAGAACATCATAGGCTTCATTTGCTTCTTTGAACTGCGCTTCAGCTTCTGGATTGTCAGAGTTACGGTCGGGGTGAAGTTCTTTCGCTTTCTTGCGATAGCCCTTCTTGATCTCATCGGCACTCGCGCCTTTGGAGACGCCGAGCACCTCGTAATAATCGCGTTTTGCCATGATTTTCCCTTTCGGAAACACACGAGCCGGGCGGGGTTAAGCCGCCCGGCTGCATGGGTTCTATCGCGCTTAGTCGCGCTTGCGGTCGTCGTCGAGGTCTTCGAAATCGGCATCAACGATGTCTTCGTCAACGCCGCGCTCTTCCTCTTCAGGGGCGCCATCTTCAGCAGCTTCGGCCTTTTCAGCTTCAGCTTTGTAGATCGCTTCACCCAGACGCATCGCCGCTTCGGTCACGTTCTGAATGCCGCCTTTGATCTTGGCAGTATCATCGGTTTCCAGCGTTTCCTTCAGGGCGTTAAGGGCCAGTTCAATGGCCTCAACGGTGGAAGGATCGACCTTCTCGCCATGCTCTTCCAGCGACTTCTCGGTGGAATGCACAAGGCTTTCGGCCTGGTTGCGAGTTTCAACAAGGTCCTTACGGTCCTTATCGGCCTCCGCGTTCTCTTCGGCTTCGCGCACCATGTTCTCGATGTCGTCATCCGACAGACCGCCGGACGCCTGGATCGTGATCTGCTGCTCTTTCCCGGTGCCTTTGTCCTTGGCGCCGACCGATACGATGCCGTTGGCGTCGATATCAAACGTCACTTCGATCTGAGGCACACCGCGTGGTGCGGGTGGGATGCCTTCCAGGTTGAACTGGCCGAGGATCTTGTTGTCGGCGGCCATCTCACGCTCACCCTGGAACACACGCAAGGTCACGGCGCTCTGGTTGTCATCCGCGGTCGAGAAGATCTGCGACTTCTTCGTGGGGATCGTGGTGTTGCGGTCGATCAGGCGTGTGAACACACCGCCGAGGGTTTCGATACCCATCGACAGAGGCGTCACGTCCAGCAGAACAACGTCTTTCACGTCGCCTTGCAGAACACCGGCCTGAATCGCGGCACCAAGGGCCACAACCTCATCGGGGTTAACGCCTTTGTGGGGCTCTTTCCCGAAGAAGTTTGTCACTTCCTCAATCACCTTAGGCATACGGGTCATGCCGCCAACCAGAACGATTTCGTCGATCTCGGTCTTGGACAGGCCCGCATCTTTCAAGGCCGCCGCACAAGGCTTGATGGAGGCTTTGATCAGGTCGGAAACCAGGCTTTCCAGCTTCGCACGGGTCAGTTTCATGACCATGTGCAGAGGCTGACCGTTGGCACCCATCGAGATGAACGGCTGGTTGATTTCAGTTTGCGACGC
This window harbors:
- the dnaJ gene encoding molecular chaperone DnaJ, with the protein product MAKRDYYEVLGVSKGASADEIKKGYRKKAKELHPDRNSDNPEAEAQFKEANEAYDVLKDADKKAAYDRFGHSAFDGGMAGGPRGGGQGQGDFASAFSDVFEDLFGDFMGGQRGRPGGARTQATRGSDLRYNLSISLEDAFHGLTKTITVPSSVPCESCDGTGSEAGAEPTGCPTCSGMGKVRAQQGFFTVERTCPTCSGLGQIIKNPCRTCGGAGRQEKDRALSVNIPAGVETGTRIRLSGEGEAGLRGGPTGDLYIFIEVQEHALFQRDGLDLFCRVPVSMASAALGGEIEVPSIDGGRSRVRVPEGSQSGRQMRLRGKGMPALRGPGVGEMYIELMVETPVNLTGDQRELLKQFEESCKKTNNPNATGFFDKVKKFWDTIKE
- the dnaK gene encoding molecular chaperone DnaK; translation: MAKVIGIDLGTTNSCVAIMDGSQPRVIENAEGARTTPSIVAFTDDERLAGQSAKRQAVTNPENTIFGVKRLIGRRINDEHLEKDKKNLPFKIVDGGNGDAWVEAKGDKYSPSQISAFILQKMKETAESYLGEDVTQAVITVPAYFNDAQRQATKDAGKIAGLEVLRIINEPTAAALAYGLDKKETRTIAVYDLGGGTFDVTILEIDDGLFEVKSTNGDTFLGGEDFDMRIVNYLAEQFKKENQVDLTQDKMALQRLKEAAEKAKIELSSASQTEINQPFISMGANGQPLHMVMKLTRAKLESLVSDLIKASIKPCAAALKDAGLSKTEIDEIVLVGGMTRMPKVIEEVTNFFGKEPHKGVNPDEVVALGAAIQAGVLQGDVKDVVLLDVTPLSMGIETLGGVFTRLIDRNTTIPTKKSQIFSTADDNQSAVTLRVFQGEREMAADNKILGQFNLEGIPPAPRGVPQIEVTFDIDANGIVSVGAKDKGTGKEQQITIQASGGLSDDDIENMVREAEENAEADKDRKDLVETRNQAESLVHSTEKSLEEHGEKVDPSTVEAIELALNALKETLETDDTAKIKGGIQNVTEAAMRLGEAIYKAEAEKAEAAEDGAPEEEERGVDEDIVDADFEDLDDDRKRD